In Thunnus albacares chromosome 1, fThuAlb1.1, whole genome shotgun sequence, the DNA window CCCCCAGTGGTGTCACCACAGCGAGGTCAAAGCTAAGATCCCAGAGTGTTAAATAAATGACCCCACACTGCCAGCAGAGCCCAGTAACATTTGGCTGGAATGTGTTCAAACACGCCTCTTAAGACAATGTAGGATATAGGAAAACAGGCACAGAAACTCAGTGCCCTTTGTTTGAGAATACTTACTTAGTTTTAAAGATGAATGAGCACCAGCGGGTTTGAACACAAAATGATCAGACAGCCAATCACCAACAGCTTGTTTTAATCCATTTGAAGTAACCATCTTTATCTTGTAAAAGAGGACACAGGAGACTTCCTCAGCTTGGCCAGAGATCTTTTTTTggtaatatgtttttctttgggtCATAAAAATGTTGGAACTTTTTTATCTCTTCCGTTTGTTGTTTGACTCTGTTACTGAATATTAAGTTTTTAGGTGCACCTTATGCAAATGTTACTTGATTTTGCTCGTCTTTTTTGTTGCATTGCACCAGGAGCCCACGTCAACCCCGCTGTCTCGCTCGCCATGGTGATCCTGGGGAAGCTACCGGTGAAGAAGTTCCCTGTATATGTGGTGGCACAGTTCCTGGGAGCTTTTGCTGGATCTTGTGCTGTTTATGGCCTTTATTATGGTGGGTGTAAATGAAATAACTCTTCTGAGAAAAGGTTTTCCTTACTATATTTGTATACTGTCTCCATGTCTGACTATGTAGAGGATGATGTATGCAGCATGTCCATCtctattctttgttttttcacagaTGCTTTGATGGACTACACCAATGGAGAATTTGCTGTTACTGGTGTGAATGCCACAGCCAACATATTTGCATCTTATCCTGCCAAACATCTCTCAGTCTTAAATGGATTTGTTGATCAGGTAGGGCTTAAAATTAACTTGCAATTTGTGAACAGTTTCCCCTGAAAATTATATACCAGAGTCTATGTAAGatttcatgtaaaaaataaaaccctTGGAGAAAATGCTCTTTACACTTTATATAACTGCCTGACAATGTGAAAGTCAGGCACGTTTGAgtcactttttcctctttttttaacaaacattttccagtgagattctgtgtgtatgtggaagCTACTAGAGCATACAGAGATGCATGTGAGCGAGCATTTAGTGCAGTCATGGGTATAAATGTAAGCATAAATGAACACGTGAGTTGTTTTGCTGAAGTATGAACAATGCTGTTCCAATGCTGAGAATAACTACCATCTGGCCGGGATGTGCATGAGGCGAGATGTTAGTTTGTGTATTTGAGAAGTCATTCAGGACATAAAAGGCCCAATACGTATATTTTTGATTAAACAGTTGCACgcacattttgtgtgtttctctgtcgATTATATTTCAACAAACAGCTACAGCACGAGAAGTATTAATAGCATAGTGTCAGTTGTTACCTAGAGAACTGTGTTTTGacatttgttgttgattttgatCAAAACTGTGCATTTTTAAGGGTGCGTTTCCTTAATATACAGCCATATGTGGCTATATTTCAAAGCTGCTTCATTCAGCCTTAAACCAGGGGAAAGGGGAAGCCTCATAATAAgcttaaacaaaaacaaaggtcagaggtcaccacAGCAGATGaggtaacaacaacaaaaacaacaccaacaaaaagCATTAGCTTTTgtgttcttttaattttttttgtttaggaTTTCTCACTTTAGCTTTGCGACATCAGTATCAGTGTAGTCTTGAATTTTATGAATGTAACTGATGTTATGCTGATTTCCtgatgcttttgttttgcaggtGATTGCAACTGGTGCGTTGATCCTGTGCATCCTGGCCATTACTGACAGGAAGAATATCGGTGCTCCAAAAGGCATGGAGCCTCTGTGCATCGGCCTGATCATCATGGCCATCGGAGTGTCAATGGGCCTGAACTGCGGCTATCCAATCAACCCGGCACGAGACCTCGGCCCACGGTTCTTCACTGCGGTGGCCGGGTGGggcatggatgtgttcaggtaATTTTACTGGCTTAGAAAATCAAAAGGTGCCTgttaataaaaatgcaaatatgaaatAGATAGTTTTAAGAGGTTATAATAGGCATTGGTACATTGGATTCATGAAAACGAGGAAGCAGGCTTTTGTGAGCCGCCTGCCTGATAGAGATAGACGTCCaatatctgctgctgctctcgCACTCACCAGTGACTGAGACATACAGGAGTAGATATCGCATGAAGAGCAGCATTTGTAGCTCCATCCCTGCTCTCTTGACAATCTGAATGAATATTTCAAAGACCATCCATGTCTTTCCTGCATTTTGAAAAAGGACAAGGAGAGATTCCACGcacatgaatatgaaatattcaGCGTTTCTTTACTGAAATGGCACAAATGTAtgttcctccctctttcttccttttattcCCCTCCAGTCATCAAGCTGTTcctgttattattatttctttttactttatttacgctcaaaaacatttttattttgatcagAGAAGGAAGtacacaaaatatgtttttatgtactTGTTAAAATGTCCCTAAAGAGCACGTAATACTTTTAAAAACCACAACTTGAGTGATAAATTTTAGCAGGAAGGATTTAACCTCCCTGGTTAAAGGTGCTCCGTTGAagttttgaccactagtagcgcCATAGAGCAATGCTTTATTTGTATCACGCTCCACTAGCACACGCATGAGGATGCACtggcacatgcacatgcatgtgaGTGACTCAATATATATTTCTGCCAATGGTTTCATGCTACACCACTGGAAGTAATATGGCAATAAATGTAGCAATGTGCCAGCTAAAGGGAGGAAAGCTGGAAAGCTATTTTAAACCTGATGTACACAATGTAGGTTAccaaatattattatataatttatataatttggctttgcagatgttttatgaggaaggaaatgcatacAGTTAGTTGGACCTCAGTGCAtacaaagtgaatgaaaacataacTGTTTATTTACACGAAGCActacagggtacctttaacaTCTGTAATTCTGAGGCTTTTGCTTCTGTCCCTGAAAAGGTGGAATAACTAAGGAATCTCTGGCTTTTATTCATGAGTGATAGTAACAGGGATTTTTCACAGTCACAGTGAGCAGCACAGACATAATTTTTCAGTGTTGCCCTCGAGCTTGTCCTGAGGAAACTCCAGATGCTCTCAGGCCAGATGGGAGATATTGTCTCTCTTGCATGTCCTGCTTTAACCTGAGTCCTCCCAGGCTTTCTGATTAGTCTTCAAAGATGCCCAGGAGGCAACCTTACCAGGTACCCAAATCACCTCATTTGACtggtgtttttatgttcttgatTGCAACTTTATGTTTATGAGCATAGGTGTTGGTTAGAACAAAAATGATCAGGAAAATAAATTTGATGAACTTAAATTAGataaattagataaataaataaattttggCTTAGCTCTCAACATGATAGCAACATGATAAACAACACACATATTTGCTGAGTTGACTTCACCTAACTAACTTAATTTTtgataataatttatttagTATAATATATGAAGTGTCACAGTTACCAGATATGCCAGTCcacttttaaataaacaacacCACACAGCAAAGATGGCGCCCTAATTTCACTGAATTGTACACTTAAGATACTATATGCATGCTGCAAACAGGAGAGGGGACAAGGTGCACCCCAGTCTCACGTTTACTTTGGACTTTGTCCAGAGAGCAAATAAAGCTGTCATCCTACATGTACTAACTTTACTTTGTATAAACTAAATGGCTCACAAGAGCAGCCTTTGTAAACCATAGACCTACAGGATGTTCTAAAATCACATGTAGGCTGAATAAGCAGACGCATATGACCCCTCAGTTTTCTGTTCAGGCCTTAAATATTGGTCCACTGTTCTGAGTATCACTGAGAAGAGTCTTCTTGATTTAAGCTTTAATTCCTACTGAGGTAAAGTAGTGTGTTTCCTGGAAAGTTGGAACATTTCCTCTGGTCCCCTTTTACAGGCCCTGAGGAAGACATGTTGGTTGGTCGGTGACTCAGTGTGTGTCCATTCAGATTCTCTGTCCCCCAAATCCTTGTGATACTGAAGAGACACGTCAACTGTTGCACGCTAAATCATTCAAGGCTGTTTGCATTTCAGGACCAGATCTCATTCAACCTTGGCAGCTTTCCACTGAGGAGCTTTCTAATGAACTCTGCCAATGTAGGCTCAGCGCCTCCAGATCCTCCCAGGTCACCTTTAGTTTCTCAAAGTGTTGCTTCCGTTTCACACAAACTTCCCCTGATGAAGTCAGTATTGTCCTTGTCGAGAACAACAGTCAtgctttaaaattaaaatagattaaatagattttattaaaataaatttaggTATAAGGGATGGATTTAATGCAAAGTTGAGTGCCTTAAGGTTTAAGAATTTAAATCCACCATGTTTGTAATCATTATATAGACAAGCTCTTTTAATCTTGTCAGGTTTACCACCCGATAAAAAACTGACCACATTTcgttcatattttttaaacagctcTTTTCCTCAGGAAGGTAATGACATGAGAATGTAGATAAACTGAGGAATTACTAAAGAATTTATCACTGTCATTTTTCCATGTAAAGTTAAATTAGTCATTCTCCAAACtttaaattttctgtcaactatATGTAGATTTCTATCAAAGTTTTCTTTTGTAATGTGTTCCATGTTTCTGAAGATATGTATACTTAGGACATCTATTGGGCCATCCGACCATTTTAACGGCAGATTACAACAGAGCTCAAAATGTGTATCCTTCAGAGACCCAATTAACCCAAATAACACAGTACATTTATCATAGTTAGGTTTCAGTCTGGAAATAACTGAAAAGTTATTTAGCTCTTcgactaattaaaaaaaaaagatgcaacatTTGGCTAAATTTGAAAATTTACATTGTCTGCATACGTTGAAATTTTTGATTCCAAACTATTTATTCTCAGACCTTATTCTTTCTTACTTTTTGAGTTAAAATTTCTATTGCGATAATAAGTAGATATGCAGAAAGTGGACATCCTTGTTTTGATCCTCTGTACTGAATtataatttcagaaaaaaagccaTTATTTTACACTTTGGATTTctatgcattttttaaaatccaactAGTTAACGAAACTCTGAAGTTAAAATAGTCtgaacatttataaaatgtttagatgtttatcaaatgcttttttcaaaatcaaagaaGGTTTTCATTAAGCcataatatttaattatttcaattatttgtctAATATTGTCACTGATCTACCTTGTAAGAATCAACACTGATCTGGATGAATAATATTCAGTAGTACTTCTGAAAAATCTGTTTGCAAGATATTTAGctaatattttaactttaatatAGTTGGATCCTTATACCTTCCACATGGATCTTGTTTTAACAATAGTGAGGTTGAGCTATACCTGTATTATATGGCATAGTTTACCCCCTTTATTGAGCTAACCGAAACCTTTtccttaaatgttaaatgtatctATTTTAATTGGTGATACATACATGCTGCTTGTGTTCCTTGTTTATCATTGGCCCTGCCTTGGTCCTTTCTTTCTAACCCCTGCCCTTAAAGCGTCTGTGCATGTCACTGCTGAAATGTGGCTGTCAAGCTAATAACAGAATACTGCTTGGATAAATTTGCAGCTGTTATAAAAGCAGCAGTAGAAGCTGTTTTATATAACtgagggtttgtttttttttttaaaaaggaaataataataatcttaaaaataaaataacaaagtgGTTGAAGGCAGTGTAAAGGTTTACTATGGGACAGATACAatttctgctgctctctgtcccCATGTCACAGTTATAACTATCACCAGATGGCTGATATGACTTTATACATATAAAGCAAGATTGCTTTAATGCACATATAAGCCCTTGGTACTATTGGGTCCATATGATGTTTAAAGTATGTGCTAAATCTGACATAatctgacataaaaaaaaacactcaggtcAGGCTGAGGATTTCTCTACATGACATCCCATTTCACTGTTGAGTGTGAAGGACAGCACTTGGCTCTGCACAATGTTCACATGGCGTCAATGTGACCCACTGGGTGTCCGTCTCCTGGCCTTATCATCTTAGCTGCGGCCATAGATTAAAGTCTATAATCCAGCCGCCTCCCCCCTATAGTCTACTTCCTGAATGCCTATAGGAGAGAAAGATAGCCCACTCAGACACTTGTTTACTTTCCGGCCTGTGCATCACCTCTGTTAACTGAAGCCCTTTCACCTGCAGTAAAGGCTCCGATCAGCCACATTGACCAGTATGGCTTTAATCTCCCTTCAACTCAGCAACAGAGTCTGTCTGAGGTCAGCCAAAGTGAGAATGAggacacatagacacacagagCTCCTTAAGACTTTACTGTAATCTGGGATAATTGCCTATACTCGCCCCAGGTAGGGCAATActaacataaacatacacacagattacAGAGGGAGTGTATATTATTTAATTGTAGAGAGTTGTATTACAGTTTCATAAAATTGAGGGACTTGGGAGACAGAAGGGACAAAATCCAAGCAGCAGAGGTCCAGATGACGAGTCCTGACATTTAATCCCTATTATACTGTAGGTCAAGCTCCAAAGAcgctggatcctacacttcctaTAGTGTAATTCAATAGGGTCTTTCACTGTGCTGCGTTCACATTTGAGTTATCGTAATTGCCAGTTTATGACATGTAAATAGCGTTCACATCAACATATAACATGCATGATACTGCAACAGGTGAACTGGATATTTTTTAGAGTTTTGATATATCTGACTTGGCGCTAAATAATAAGAAGTGTGtttgaaaaccaaacaaacatggatgtCCCATGAGAGCCAAAGTCTGCCgtttaatgtaattaaatataaatttaaagGATTAAGTGTGACAttgtcaatgcacagtattagtacagaggcagacaggaaatatggggacagagagaaggggatgacatgcaacaaatgtcCCAGACGGactcaaacatcacagtttacaTGGTAcacagtattttaaaccctCACACGAACAACTCACAACCAGTCATAACCGTCTTGATTATCTGATGATGTGAACACTTGCAAGTtgtaaacatgggaatctttcccaACTCTACCGTCCATTTCCATTATAGAGTggcaacaattagtcgattaatcgattagttgatcaacagaaaattaattggcaactattctgataatagaataatcatttcagtcattttttaaagcaaaaatgtcaaagaattgctggtttcagcttctcagatgtgaggatatGAAGCTTTTCTGCGACACACATGACAGAgcaacagaagacattatacaactattttttttagaaataataAACACTGCCTATGACTAGTAAATTGacttaaatatgtaaaatttgTGACGTTACCCTTTAAGGCAAAGGCATTCAGGTAGAATGCTATGTAAATAATAGCAAATATATTGttgttaatttatattttctgatGATTACTTATGTGTGTGTCCTAACCACAGAGCTGGGGGATGCTGGTGGTGGATCCCAGTGGCGGGACCCATGGTGGGCGGAGCAGTTGGAGCTGGTGTTTACTTTCTCTTCATTGAGTTGCACCACCCCGAGCCtgaaaaacaagaggaaaacaacGTCCAGGACAAATATGAAATGATAACGATGAGTTAAAATGAAGAGCAAGGGCTGCTAAACATAACAACAAAGCCTCGGTGGCTGATTCATTCACAATCTCAGAAGGCAAAAGTATTCATCTTAACAAAGCAGTTATatacattaaatattatatacaaCAGGTATTCAGAGTcactattttgaaaatgtacatGTTGTGATTACAACAAGGCATGCATCTGGCTACGCAATTTCATAGTCATTTGTAAAATATGCatgaatgttttatgatgtcttttaagtcttttttattGAAAGTCTGGTCTATTAATAGTTTTCAGGTTTAATCTGGCAGGGACTCTTTCATATACCAAAAAATTAAACCTtcttataaaatatattctttttatacatcaggtttttcttttatctcCATTATATCATAACCTTGCATGGAGAGTTTCTTCTGCATTATAGCCATGTAGTATATTAAACTGGGATAACCTCTTCTCATTAGAAATATTTGCCAAGTTTCtgtacagcatttttttttttttttacgacaATCTacctaacaaacaaacaggggCATTAAATATATTTAGCACTAAGGAAACAGCTGATAAACTTTGACCAAAGGTGGAAATGTagtaatttatattatttttagcTCATGTGATACAgtaatgtatgtgttttgtgGAGTGACCTCCTTATTCTCTTTCACTTCattctttgcatgtgtgtaaagGCACTTGTGCGATTGATGGCTTTATCTTGCTTTCAGAGCTGTAGTTGTgatagttgtttgtttttgtttttttagaaaatCCAGCCTTAAAGGATTATACTGGTGTTGCTTACTTTTCTActcatctccatcatttttctgctgtttcaAATCCACCTGATGCGATACACAAACTTGTGTAATGTTATAAAAAGCCATAACATCATAAGATACTTAAATATCTGCTTTGTGCAAAGAaactgtaattttgtttttaggCAAAAAACCTTTGCAAATTCCTTGATGAGTTGTGTCTGAGTCAATACGTACTTTACAAGGAGCCATATGCAAACACTGACTGTAATTGTTTACATTAAAAACTCTTTGGAGCtaagagaaaatatttaataaaacatctacAGGGAGAGAAACACTGCCAACATACCAACAAGACAGTATTTCAAAGAAACAATACTGGTCTTTTCCTTTATTAATTGTACTTTGAGATTCATACTGTTTGTATCATGTGAGCACACATTGGATTCACTAATACCACGACCACAagatatgatttaaaaaaatataaattgtaAAACATATCAGCATGGAtgaatgttgtcagacactggGATGCATTTAGACCTATGTTAATGTGaatgtgattattattgttgtcaGTTGAACAGGcgttttttaaatacattaatcaTGAGATTATATTGCAGTGCACTGAACGACATTTTACAGCAGCACAAAGGCTGTTGAATACACAAGACACTTGTTAGGCAAAGTGACAATCACCTAAATTCAGAAGTTTTCTGGTCTGAACCAGCAGCGCATCATGCCGATTCATTTCAAACCCTGTATGTGGCCTACTTTTGACCTGGAATAATCACTGTACGCATGTTGGCAAAGCTGAAGGTGTTTGTTTCACTGAATCTTCAGTTTTTGCAGTGAAGTGGTTTATATTTTGGCACTTGTATTTCCCTGTGATACACTTTGATGCTTCTGTCCTGAGTGGCAGCCTGTCAGGAAGTAACATATTaatctttttgtgtgttgtttttttgtttgctgattTTAAGCTGCTTTTTCTAAGGCAGTTTCCTAACTTGATTTTCTTAAGTACTATCCATCTGAatcaacagtttttcttttacaccTTTCAGTGTACCTTATTATGAAATAAAGTTTGttgaaattatttgtttgttcacaCTTTTTGTAGATTTtcaaaaaacaacatgattaGGGGTGCAACAATATATCATGGGGTGATATTCTGTGATAcaaaaatgtgataatatgCACAGCAAAACTGAGAAATCGTCACCACAATGTCTCCCAAAACATTACATGGTGGAATGTGCAATAACATCACATCCATTAAAACTGTGATCTGTAAATTTTACCACCTGATTCTTATCATTGGCAAAAgggataaaaaataattaaaaaaacactttctggGGCGATAACTGGATTTCTTGGCTATCCAAGGGGGTTGTAAGAATTTTAGTCCAACTAAGTTCAGATATTGTCTCTTTAAAGTATCCAAGATATTGTCTTCCAGACATTGTTTTCCTGTCCAATCGTATGTTCAACTGATGTAAGGCTttgcttgttaaaaaaaaaaaagttgaaatctgcaaatataaacaacactaagccatgctagtggctctgtgaagctgtacttaggcacagtggtgctttgagctaaatgctaacgtcaacAGGCTAACTTGCTCTCAGTGACAAAGCTACCATGGTGATGTTTCGCTGGTATAATGTTTATCTTTGAACTTTTCCCTGATGATGAGGCTAGAGGAAAATTCAGGCTATCACTGATGTTCTTATTACAATTCAATTACAATAGTTTTCGAGGCCATCCATGCAGTAattgtcaacacacacacatacaggctgGTATGTAATAAGTAAGTAAATCTATGCACAATCATCAATACTAGTTGCAAGTACAGCAGGAAGACATACAAATTTAATAAAAGACAACTGTAAAAGCTTATATAACTTCAtggagaatgaatgaagagtgTTTTTTGCGGTTCAGTGGTATTGAGGCTCTTCCTCAGAGGGCATCCTCCCGTCTAATAATAACAGCTCTAAATTATAAAGGGCACACCAGCTTCTGCATATAAGCCTTTTGCTCATATGAAATTATTCCTTCAGTTTTTTGTCCTTCCTCTAAAGATGAAGAGTATATTTTGAGAGATAATGATTTTGCAATCCACATCATTCTCATTTTGAACCTGATTGACAgtactttatttctttctgagtatacagttttatttgtgtatgtttgttcaTATAGGCAGTCATCAGCAGCTATCAGTATGTCCAGATGTCCAGACACAAAAGCAAACATACACCCTTTcccacgcacatacacacacacacacacacacacacacacacacacacacacacacacagtacttggAAAAGCAAAGGGTCATCAGGTTTGCTCTTACAAACTGTTCGATTGCAGATGTGAcatcacacattacacaaattGTGACTTTAACTCTTTAGCTCTTGGACTGAAACGATGCtttatagagcacttttaaAGTCTGAAATGTTACTCTGTTCATGCTTAAACAGAAGAGGACATCAGCTGAAGCTTGAACcatgtgtctgtatgtactGACCCAATTTAGGACTCACTCACACTTGACAGAACGTCACTAAAAAGTCACTAAACAGAATGTTCTCTATTGACATTTTCCATTAATACATATActataataatgaaaaatggaaaaaataattaatttcccTAACAGCCAGTTTAGGTATTACTCTAACTCATGTTTTAATAGATGCTGTTAAAGCAGCTGGATAATCAATATGACATTTTCATAGAAATTGATATAAGAACACCAAAGCATCCAGTTGAATGGAACAGCTTCAACAGATGTGATTGCAAATTGATTTCATCAACAAATAACGACACCACAtccagttattattattgtattgatCCTCATAAACCGAACTTACACAGCAACCGATATGAATCTAATAATTTGAGATCAGTAATTAAATTGTGCTTTTTTCTGGCTTATGTTGCAAATTAGAGCACTACAGGAAAAGTAACTGACAATTACTTTAACAGGTAAAATTTAAAATTGCTTTTGTCAACTTATGATCATTAGCaggcagaaaaacagcaaaagcagATGACAGATACCCAGACCCCCATTTGTAAAATTTGATATGGCATGTTGGGAGACAGTTTGCCTACTTATACATCCAGCATACACTCAGCAATGTTAACATTCATCTGGAGCTGTGTTTCTGTGACTGCTTGTACCTTTTACATCACACAGAATCCTTTGACTCGGTGTTTATATCCAAAAATATTGATTCATGCAGGTTTTAATTGTTTGAGCTCTGCACTGAGATGACTGAGTATCAGTGTTTTCATTGGCAAAGATTTTTGAAAGTTAGAGCAGAAGTACTTTCATCACTATTTGAGGGTCTCCATGACCATTTTGTGACCTAACCTCGTTTTTGTACTGTGCTTACTCACACCGTTTACCTCAGACAAACTAATACTTGAAAGCAGTCCAGTGAAAAAGTGACCGTATGTGTAACCTGTAACATTAATGGtttaaaaacaccacagacTACTTACTTTAGAGATTACAAATAGGCATATGAGTGGGCTCACCCAGATTTGATCAATAATCTCCTCAAACAGCATGCTAAAATCTCCTTTGTCACGAAAATCATTGGTTTTACTGGataatttaacattaaaaagatAAACTCAGAGTACAGTGCAAGCTGTCTGTTTGCACTGAGTACACGAAGTGCTTCTTTTCAACTGTTCAAACATGTATTGCACCAATGCGTGGAAGTTCCACATCGAGGTCTTTGAAAGTTTTACTCATTTATGTTTAGGCCATTTGGTGGTTGTTTAAAAACTACCAATGAAGAGTATTTCAACATGAAAGTTCTGTCAGTAATACCTGTAGGTGGGACATGGAGGGGTCTGAATGATATCTGGGGTCATTTTTACCTCTCAGTCACTATCAGCACATTGTACCAGGTCCCCTCCCTGTTCATACCTCTGCTCTTTCACAACGTGTTCGATCTACATGGCCCGacccccagccaatcaggataGGACCAAATCCCCTTTATCCATAAACCATTACTCCCGGTgtcccctctctgtctgtacagtacagtacagtgtgttaTCCACTATGATAACAGGCCTCATGACAGTGATGAGGCTTCtttgaaagagacaaaaggatCTCAACTCCAGACTCCACCTTTACTGTGTTTCCTCAGTAAAGTTTTAAGCCTGTAATCATCACCTGCGGGAGAAGTGTTGGTTTGAAGGAATTACcaaatctttctttctctatttgACGCCATGTCTGTGGTGAAAATCCTGTGCTGTTTGCTGTTAATGTATCACATCAATGAGGGGAAGAAAATTAAAGGAAGCAGAGCAGGTGAGTGAAATGCTGCGTTCCCAAAAAGTCTGATAaagatatttgttgtttttagatTAAACAACCTTTattaatgaatggatgaatgaaaaatgttgaaatcaaAGAGTAATTGACCATCTGCTTTTGAGTAGATTTACATCCACTCTTGGAGTTGGATTTTAAAACACTTTCTGGACTGATCTCACTATAGTTCAAATCTAATATACAAcctaaatataaatgtacaatCCCCAGTTAACATTACGTACTACCAGTTCCTGTGTCAGAGACAACAAATTATGTAATAAAGATAAAGCTCTTGGCA includes these proteins:
- the aqp9b gene encoding aquaporin-9b isoform X2 → MMAVYMAGGVSGAHVNPAVSLAMVILGKLPVKKFPVYVVAQFLGAFAGSCAVYGLYYDALMDYTNGEFAVTGVNATANIFASYPAKHLSVLNGFVDQVIATGALILCILAITDRKNIGAPKGMEPLCIGLIIMAIGVSMGLNCGYPINPARDLGPRFFTAVAGWGMDVFRAGGCWWWIPVAGPMVGGAVGAGVYFLFIELHHPEPEKQEENNVQDKYEMITMS
- the aqp9b gene encoding aquaporin-9b isoform X1 codes for the protein MENESKRKMKEKFALRRDIFKEFLAEFLGIFVLILFGCGSVAQTVLSKGALGEPLTIHIGFTLGVMMAVYMAGGVSGAHVNPAVSLAMVILGKLPVKKFPVYVVAQFLGAFAGSCAVYGLYYDALMDYTNGEFAVTGVNATANIFASYPAKHLSVLNGFVDQVIATGALILCILAITDRKNIGAPKGMEPLCIGLIIMAIGVSMGLNCGYPINPARDLGPRFFTAVAGWGMDVFRAGGCWWWIPVAGPMVGGAVGAGVYFLFIELHHPEPEKQEENNVQDKYEMITMS